The Streptomyces rubrogriseus genomic sequence AGGAGCTGGTGCGCCGGGTGCGGGTGCGCGAGGAGGCGGGGGAGCGGCGCAAGGAGGCGATCGCCGCGGTCGCCGCCCAGGTGGGGGTGCCCAAGCGGGAGGTGTTCGACGCGGTGGTGGCGGCGAAGAACGCGGAGAAGAACCCCGGGAACCGAGGGCATCCATAGGGCCACCCTTGACCCGTCCCTGACCTTGCGGTCGTTCCTGCCAAGGACAGCTCAAATCGGCTAAAACACTCGGCAGCGCCTGGTGCTTTCCCGCTGGTGGAGGAGTCCACTGGAGGAAGGAGCGGAACGAACCAAGGAGCCGGGATGAGCATGAGTGAGAGCGCCGTGCGGACCGGAGTACGTGCAGGTGCCACCGCCGTCGTCCACGAGTCGTACTCGTTCGCCTGCATGCGCTGCGGGCACGGCTGGGAGCAGTCGTTCGAGATCGAGCACCACACGGACGCCGACGGCCGCGAGTTCGTGCTCTACGTCGCGGACGGCCGGGTCGTGCCCTCCCCGCTGACCCGGCCGACCTGCGCCACCTGCGACAGCCACGTCGTACGGATCCTGCGCCCGGGCCGGGTGGCCTCGGTGCGCGGCGCCACCCACACCGTCCACCGGGTGCCGCCGGCCGGCCCGCTCGAGGTGCCGCTGGTGCCCGAGGCGCCGGGGCCGGGAGCACCGGGACTGTCCGGCGGACGCCGGCACTGGCACCTGGCCGACCTCCTGCACGCCTTCCACCTCCACCGCAGGGCGAGCTGACCCCACCGGGGCGCGCGGGACCTTTCGTAGGATCGGGGCATGCCTTCGAACGCCTCCGGCCGGTCCGACAAGGACGGCGCGCCCCCGCTCCCCGAGCCCCTCCGGGTCCCGGTCGCCGACTCGCACACCCACCTCGACATGCAGTCCGGCACGGTCGAGGAGGCACTCGCCAAGGCCGCGTCGGTCGGTGTCACGACCGTCGTCCAGGTCGGCTGCGACCTCGCGGGGTCCCGCTGGGCCGCCGAGACCGCGGCGGCGCACGACGCCGTCCACGCCACCGTCGCCCTGCACCCGAACGAGGCGCCGCGCATCGTGCACGGGGACCCCGACGGCTGGTCCCGGCAGGGCGCGCGCGAGCCCGGCGGTGACGCGGCCCTCGACGACGCCCTCGCGGAGATCGACCGGCTCGCCGCCCTCCCGCAGGTCAAGGGCGTCGGCGAGACGGGTCTCGACTACTTCCGCACCGGCCCGGAGGGCAAGGAAGCCCAGGAGCGGTCCTTCCGCGCCCACATCGAGATCGCCAAGCGGCACGGCAAGACCCTGGTCATCCACGACCGCGACGCCCACACCGACGTCCTGCGCGTCCTGAAGGAGGAGGGCGCCCCCGAGCGCACCGTCTTCCACTGCTACTCCGGGGACGCCGAGATGGCCGGGATCTGCGCCCGCGCCGGGTACTACATGTCCTTCGCCGGCAACGTCACCTTCAAGAACGCCCAGAACCTGCGCGACGCCCTCGCCGTGGCCCCGCCGGAGCTGGTCCTGGTGGAGACCGACGCGCCGTTCCTGACGCCGGCGCCCTACCGGGGGCGGCCGAACGCCCCCTACCTGGTGCCGGTCACGGTGCGTGCCATGGCCGACGTACGGGGCGTCGGCGAGGACACCCTGGCGACCGCCCTCGCCGCGAACACGGCCCGCGCCTTCGGCTACTGACACGCTGAGTAGTCGCGTCGCTTGGGAGAGTGACCGGCCCTCCGCTAGGTTCTGGGGGCCCGATCGGGACCCCTGGAGCGTGTGGGCGTGAGCAGAACGCAGTTCGAGCCGGCAGAGACGTACACGGCGTACACGGCGTACGAGGCGTACGAGGTATACGAGACGCACGAGACGTACGAGACGTACGAGCGCCCCGCACCGTACGACCTGCACAGCGCGCCGACCCTGCCGTACGGCGACACGTACCCGTCCGCGCCGCCGCCCGTCCACGAGCCGACCGCGCCCGCGCTGCCCCGGCAGAGCGACGGGCGGGCCGAGCGCCGGCTGCCGGGCGCGGGGCGCGGGGCGCGCGGACGCCTCCCTGCGCCGGCTGGTGCCGCGGGCGCTGGTGGTGGCCTTCCTCGCGGGCGGCACCACCGCGTTCGTCGCCAAGGACAAGGCCGTCGAGCTGACCGTCGACGGCAGCCCGCGCACGCTGCACACCTTCGCCGACGACGTGACCGGACTGCTCGCCGAGGAAGGCGTCCAGGTGGGCCCCCACGACGTGATCGCACCCGCCCCCGGTACCCCGCTGACCAGCGGCGAGGACGTCACCGTCCACCACGGGAGGCCCGTGCTGCTCACCCTCGACGGCCACCGTCGCCAGGTGTGGACGACCGCGGGGACGGTGGCGGGGGCGCTGCGGCAGTTCGGGGTGCGCACGCAGGGCGCGTACCTGTCCACCGGGCCCTCCCGGCGCATCGGCCGCGAGGGCCTCGCCCTGGTGGTGCGCACCGAGCGGGTGGTGACCGTCATGGCGGACGGCCGGACCCGCACCGTCCGCACCAACGCCGCGACCGTGGGGGAGGTCGTCGAGGAGGCCGGCATCACCCTGCGCGGCGAGGACACCACGTCCGTCCCCGCGACCGGCTTCCCGCGCGACGGGCAGACCGTCACGGTGCTGCGGATCACCGGGTCCCAGGAGGTCCGCGAGGACCCGATCCCCTTCGACGAGCGACGGGCCGAGGACGCCTCCCTCTTCCGGGGCACCGAGGTCGTCCAGGAGGCGGGCCGGCCCGGGCTGCGCCGCACCACGTACGCCCTGCGCACCGTCAACGGCGTCCGGCAGAAGCCGCGCCGCCTGCGCACCGAGGTGGTCCGCGAGCCCAGCCCGCGCATCGTGCGGGTCGGCACCCGGCCCCGGCCGACCTCCGTCCACGGCGCCGACCACCTGAACTGGCAGGGCCTGGCCGCCTGCGAGTCCGGCGGCCGCGCGGACGCCGTCGACCCGTCCGGGACCTACGGCGGGCTCTACCAGTTCGACTCCGCCACCTGGCACGGCCTCGGCGGCGCGGGCCGCCCCGAGGACGCCTCGGCGGCGGAGCAGACGTACCGGGCGCAGAAGCTCTACGTGCGCAGCGGCGCCGACGCCTGGCCGCACTGCGGCGCCCGGCTGCGGGACTGAGGTCCGACCGGGGCGCCCGGCTGCGGGCGTGGGGCCCACGCGCCCCCGGCTACCCTTGCGGGGTGAGCAGCCCCACCCCCGACGCCCTCCTGGGTCCCGCCGACGTCCGCGAACTCGCGGCGGCCCTCGGCGTACGCCCCACCAAGCAGCGCGGCCAGAACTTCGTCATCGACGCCAACACGGTCCGCCGTATCGTCCGCACCGCCGAGGTACGCCCCGACGACGTGGTGGTCGAGGTGGGACCGGGTCTCGGCTCGCTCACCCTGGCCCTGCTGGAGGCCGCCGACCGGGTCACCGCCGTCGAGATCGACGACGTGCTCGCCGGTGCCCTGCCCGCCACCGTCGCCGCCCGCATGCCGGCGCGCGCCGACCGGTTCGCGCTCGTGCACTCCGACGCGATGCACGTGCGAGAGCTGCCCGGCCCCGCACCGACCGCCCTGGTCGCGAACCTCCCCTACAACGTCGCCGTTCCCGTCCTCCTCCACATGCTCGACACCTTCCCGGGCATCGAGCGCACCCTCGTCATGGTGCAGGCCGAGGTCGCCGACCGGCTGGCCGCCGGACCCGGCTCGAAGGTGTACGGCGTGCCGTCCGTGAAGGCCAACTGGTACGCGGAGGTCAAGCGGGCCGGGTCCATCGGCCGCAACGTCTTCTGGCCCGCGCCCAACGTCGACAGCGGGCTCGTGTCACTCGTCCGGCGCAGCGAACCGCTGAGGACCACCGCGTCCAAGGCCGAGGTCTTCGCCGTCGTCGACGCCGCCTTCGCCCAGCGCCGCAAGACCCTGCGGGCCGCGCTCGCCGGGTGGGCCGGATCGGCCGCCGCCGCCGAGGCCGCGCTCGTCGGCGCGGGCGTGTCGCCGCAGGCGCGCGGAGAGGCGCTGACCGTGGAAGAGTTCGCGCGTATCGCCGAGCACAAGGTGTAGGGAGTGACGAGCAAGTGAGCGTGACGGTCCGCGTTCCCGCCAAGGTCAACGTCCAGCTCGCGGTCGGCGCCGCCCGCCCCGACGGCTTCCACGACCTGGCCAACGTCTTCCTCGCCGTCTCCCTGTACGACGAGATCACCGCCACCCCGGCCGCCGACGGGCTCCGCGTCACCTGCGAGGGGCCCGACGCCGGCCAGGTCCCCCTGGACCGCACCAACCTCGCGGCGCGCGCGGCCGAGGCGCTGGCCGCGCGGTACGGCCGCGCACCCGACGTCCACCTCCACATCGCCAAGGACATCCCCGTCGCCGGCGGCATGGCGGGGGGCAGCGCCGACGGCGCGGGCGCGCTGCTCGCCTGCGACGCCCTGTGGGGCACCGGCGCCGGTCGCGAGGAGCTGCTCGAGATCTGCGCCGGGCTGGGCAGCGACGTGCCGTTCAGCCTGGTCGGCGGGGCGGCGCTGGGCACCGGGCGGGGGGAACGGCTGGCGGAGCTGGAGGTGGGGGGCGACTTCCACTGGGTGTTCGCGCTGGCCGCGCGGGGACTGTCGACGCCGGCCGTCTTCCGCGAGTTCGACCGGCTGGGCGAGGGCCTGGACATTCCCGAGCCGGTCGCCGACCAGGCGGTGCTCGACGCGCTGGCCAAGGGCGACGCCGCGGCGCTCGCCGTCGCCGTCTCCAACGACCTCCAGCCCGCCGCGCTCTCCCTCTTCCCCGAGCTGTCCGACACCCTCGCCGCGGGACGGGCGGCCGGAGCGCTGGCGGCCCTGGTCTCGGGCTCCGGGCCGACGACGGCGTTCCTCGCGACCGACGCCAGATCCGCCTCCGACATCGCGGGGGTGCTGCGGGCCTCGGGGACCTGCCGGGACGTGCGTACGGCGGTGGGGGCGGCGGCGGGGGCCACGGTCCTGGACTGAGGCCCACGGCGGCCGGACTACCCTGGAGGGTCGAGCGATCCCCCAGGCAGGAGAGAAATGGCCGTCAATCTGGTCAATGTCGAGAACGTCAGCAAGGTGTACGGCACCCGTGCACTCCTCGACGGCGTGTCCCTCGGCGTCTCCGAGGGCGACCGCATCGGTGTCGTCGGGCGCAACGGCGACGGCAAGACGACCATGATCCGGATGCTGGCCAGGCTGGAGGAGCCCGACACCGGGCGGGTCACCCACTCCGGCGGGCTGCGGCTCGGTGTGCTCACCCAGCACGACTCCCTCGACCCCGCCGCCACCGTCCGGCACGAGGTCATCGGCGACATGGCCGACCACGAGTGGGCGGGCAACGCCAAGGTCCGGGACGTGCTGACCGGGCTGTTCGGCGGGCTCGACATGCCGGGGTTCCCGCAGGGGCTCGACACCGTGATCGGTCCGCTCTCCGGTGGTGAGCGGCGCCGGATCGCGCTGGCCAAGCTTCTCATCGAGGAGCAGGACCTGGTCGTCCTCGACGAGCCCACCAACCACCTCGACGTCGAGGGCATCGCCTGGCTCGCCCGGCATCTGCGCGAGCGGCGCTCCGCGCTCGTCTGCGTCACCCACGACCGGTGGTTCCTCGACCAGGTCTGCACCCGCATGTGGGACGTGCAGCGCGGTGACGTCTACGAGTACGAGGGCGGTTACTCCGACTACGTCTTCGCCCGTGCCGAGCGCGAGCGCATCGCCGCCACCGAGGAGACCAAGCGGCAGAACCTGGTCCGCAAGGAGCTGGCCTGGCTGCGGCGCGGGGCGCCCGCCCGCACCTCCAAGCCCCGCTTCCGCGTCGAGGCCGCCAACGAGCTGATCGCCGACGTGCCGCCGCCCCGCGACAGCAGCGAGCTGATGAAGTTCGCCTCGTCCCGGCTCGGCAAGACCGTGTTCGACCTGGAGGACGTCACCGTCCAGGCCGGTCCCAAGGTGCTGCTCAAGCACGTCACCTGGCAGCTCGGCCCCGGCGACCGCATCGGCCTGGTCGGTGTCAACGGCGCCGGCAAGACCTCCCTGCTGCGGGCCATGGCCGAGGCCGCCCGCAGCGAGGGCGAGCGGCAGCCGGCGGGCGGGCAGGTGAAGGTCGGCAGGACCGTCAAGCTGGCGTACCTGTCGCAGGAGGTCGCCGAGCTGGACCCGGACTGGCGGGTGCTGGAGGCCGTACAGCGCGTCCGCGAGCGCGTCGACCTCGGCAAGGGCCGCGAGATGACCGCGGGGCAGCTGTGCGAGACCTTCGGCTTCGGCAAGGAGAAGCAGTGGACGCCGGTCGGCGACCTGTCCGGCGGTGAGCGGCGGCGGCTCCAGCTGCTGCGGCTGCTCATGGACGAGCCCAACGTCCTCTTCCTCGACGAGCCCACCAACGACCTCGACATCGAGACCCTGACCCAGCTGGAGGACGTCCTCGACGGCTGGCCCGGCTCGATGATCGTCATCTCCCACGACCGGTTCTTCGTCGAGCGCACCACCGACCGGGTCTTCGCCCTGCTCGGCGACGGCGCGCTGCGCATGCTGCCGCGCGGCATCGACGAGTACCTGGAGCGGCGCAGGCGCATGGAGGAGGCCGCCACCTCGAGCGCTCCGGCCGTGGCGGCCAAGCCCGCCGCCGCCGTGCCCGAGAAGAGCGCCGCCGACGTGCGCGCCGCCAAGAAGGAGCTCCAGAAGATCGAGCGGCAGCTGGACAAGGTCTCCGAGAAGGAGACCAAGCTGCACGCCCGAATCGCCGAGAACGCCACGGACTTCGCGAAGGTGGCCGAACTGGACGCCGAGCTGCGCGAGCTGACGGGGCAGCGCGACGAGCTGGAACTGCGCTGGCTGGAACTGGCCGAGGACGCCTGAGCGACCGCGTGCGCCGGGCGCGCGGGTGATGTAAAGGGCGCGTGAAGGCGCGTAACAGAGGCATCACGGGCCGGTCCTCCCTTGGGAACAGGGGCGGACGCGGCCCGGTGGGCGGTTGGGCGCGGGTGATAGAAAGGCCGTCCGAGGACTGTCCCAGGGCGGTCCGAGGCTTGAGGAACGATCGCCGTAGACGACTCCGGGGCCAGCGCGTGACCCGGGGCGTGGCTAAAAATCAGTGAGTAATAAGGGGGAACGCGCTGATGAGCCAGCCGCCGAATCAGCCGCCGCAGCCGGGTGGCTTCGGAGCACCACAGGACCCGCCGCCGGGAGGTTTCGGGGCACCGACCCCGCCGCCCCCGCAGGGCCCGCCGCCGCAGCAGCCGGGCTACGGCTATCCGCAGCAGCCGGGCCAGCCCGGTCAGCCGGCCCAGCCGGGGCCGTACGGCCAGCAGCCCGGGCCGTACAACTCCGGCCCGTACGCCGCCCAGCCGCAGCAGCCGGGACCGTACGGCCAGCAGCCCGGCTA encodes the following:
- the rsmA gene encoding 16S rRNA (adenine(1518)-N(6)/adenine(1519)-N(6))-dimethyltransferase RsmA, with amino-acid sequence MSSPTPDALLGPADVRELAAALGVRPTKQRGQNFVIDANTVRRIVRTAEVRPDDVVVEVGPGLGSLTLALLEAADRVTAVEIDDVLAGALPATVAARMPARADRFALVHSDAMHVRELPGPAPTALVANLPYNVAVPVLLHMLDTFPGIERTLVMVQAEVADRLAAGPGSKVYGVPSVKANWYAEVKRAGSIGRNVFWPAPNVDSGLVSLVRRSEPLRTTASKAEVFAVVDAAFAQRRKTLRAALAGWAGSAAAAEAALVGAGVSPQARGEALTVEEFARIAEHKV
- a CDS encoding TatD family hydrolase, with the translated sequence MPSNASGRSDKDGAPPLPEPLRVPVADSHTHLDMQSGTVEEALAKAASVGVTTVVQVGCDLAGSRWAAETAAAHDAVHATVALHPNEAPRIVHGDPDGWSRQGAREPGGDAALDDALAEIDRLAALPQVKGVGETGLDYFRTGPEGKEAQERSFRAHIEIAKRHGKTLVIHDRDAHTDVLRVLKEEGAPERTVFHCYSGDAEMAGICARAGYYMSFAGNVTFKNAQNLRDALAVAPPELVLVETDAPFLTPAPYRGRPNAPYLVPVTVRAMADVRGVGEDTLATALAANTARAFGY
- a CDS encoding 4-(cytidine 5'-diphospho)-2-C-methyl-D-erythritol kinase; the encoded protein is MSVTVRVPAKVNVQLAVGAARPDGFHDLANVFLAVSLYDEITATPAADGLRVTCEGPDAGQVPLDRTNLAARAAEALAARYGRAPDVHLHIAKDIPVAGGMAGGSADGAGALLACDALWGTGAGREELLEICAGLGSDVPFSLVGGAALGTGRGERLAELEVGGDFHWVFALAARGLSTPAVFREFDRLGEGLDIPEPVADQAVLDALAKGDAAALAVAVSNDLQPAALSLFPELSDTLAAGRAAGALAALVSGSGPTTAFLATDARSASDIAGVLRASGTCRDVRTAVGAAAGATVLD
- a CDS encoding ABC-F family ATP-binding cassette domain-containing protein, yielding MAVNLVNVENVSKVYGTRALLDGVSLGVSEGDRIGVVGRNGDGKTTMIRMLARLEEPDTGRVTHSGGLRLGVLTQHDSLDPAATVRHEVIGDMADHEWAGNAKVRDVLTGLFGGLDMPGFPQGLDTVIGPLSGGERRRIALAKLLIEEQDLVVLDEPTNHLDVEGIAWLARHLRERRSALVCVTHDRWFLDQVCTRMWDVQRGDVYEYEGGYSDYVFARAERERIAATEETKRQNLVRKELAWLRRGAPARTSKPRFRVEAANELIADVPPPRDSSELMKFASSRLGKTVFDLEDVTVQAGPKVLLKHVTWQLGPGDRIGLVGVNGAGKTSLLRAMAEAARSEGERQPAGGQVKVGRTVKLAYLSQEVAELDPDWRVLEAVQRVRERVDLGKGREMTAGQLCETFGFGKEKQWTPVGDLSGGERRRLQLLRLLMDEPNVLFLDEPTNDLDIETLTQLEDVLDGWPGSMIVISHDRFFVERTTDRVFALLGDGALRMLPRGIDEYLERRRRMEEAATSSAPAVAAKPAAAVPEKSAADVRAAKKELQKIERQLDKVSEKETKLHARIAENATDFAKVAELDAELRELTGQRDELELRWLELAEDA